Within Pelotomaculum schinkii, the genomic segment CTCATGGATAATGTAAAAGGAGAACGGTAAAAATATATCCTTGAAAGGACTGAAATGCTGTGGAAATTAGAGAAAACGTCATTATTCCCTTGGGATATGGAAAGTTCGTTCGTTCCGATAAAATTATCGCACTGGAGCCCATCGAAGAAGACAGAGGCCCTGGGCGAAGAACCCGTGTTTATGTAGAACAAATGTGTAATCCTCTGATTGCCTCCCGAACTGAAACTTCGGTATTAGCCAATATGGTTGAAACCCCTAAAGAAATTATGGAAGCCAACGCATCACTGGAGCTTCTCCGGGACATCTATGATGACATACACCAGATAGGCCCAATGCTTAGAAAAAGCATAAAAAAAGAGGCCAACCTTGACCTGGGTAAAATTGAAAGAAGAATTGAAGAAATACTAAAACATGAAATTGAATTTGAAAAAACACAATAATATTTAATTATACTTCATCCTTTATGGGACTTATGAACGCACTCAGGGCAGACCTCCTTCCTTACGTCCTTTTCAACTGACTCATCGCACTCCGGGAACTCGCCATCAGGATCAAGTTTCTCGCCAACTTTTCCAATTCAGCCTCATTATACCCCGTCAGTTCCACATCAAATGCATTCCTGATTTCTTTTGCCAAATCAATTAACATGGCGTTATCAATCTCCGCCAATTCCGCGAACCGGTTGTCAAAAACCAGGTCCGCCAACTCTTCGGCCTTCGGTTGCCATAGTCCTGACAGTTAACGGGTACCTGCTCGGCACCGGGGAACTTAGCAGCATCATGCGCTCATGGCCGCGAACAATAAACCCGCTTCAGGACTTAAATTCATAATTGTTTGATATTGCCATAATATATAAATATAAACAAAAAGGTGGTCTTGGTATGCATGAGTATTCCTTTGTCAGGGATGCCCAAAAGGTAGGATTCAGATGGCAAAGAGTTCATTGTTATAATGATAAAGGAAATGAGGTTGGTTTCTTTGATTATGATATACAAGCTCCAGGCTGGATTACACTTCAGAAGTTATTCGTTGTAAAAGCCTTCCGAGGGAATGGAATAGCCAGCCTATTAATTAAACACTTTTTGGAGCTGTCTTTTTATAAACTTCACGCAAATTATGTTTCTGTTTATATAGCCCCTAGAGAAAAGGGAATAAGTGTAAATGGACTTATAAAGCTTCACCAAAAACATGGTTTTGACATTACTGATCGCAAATTATCAGAAGCCAAGGCGAGTTTAAAGTTGCAAGCATTCTTAGACAACAATAAATAAAACGACAAATGAGTGCCGGGCATCAAAAAGCCCTCCGGGCACTTTACGCGATCCCCGGAGGGCTTGATTTCACTGGTGGGCGGGATAAGAATTGAACTTACGACCTTCTGCGTGTCAAGCAGACGTTCTCCCACTGAACTACCCGCCCATTAAGCTGTCAGTACAATATATTATGCCTGATAGCCCGCCATAAGTCAAGCTTTATCAATCAAACACTTTATCCCATTACCTGTGCCAACCGTTCCTTTCTTCATAGAAGAATATTTCTACTACGAAATTCCTGCATCATCGACCCGTGACTAAATGGTTTACCATCCCCGCCAGAGGGATCTCTACAGGCGTAAATTCCCGGAGAACTTCCGGTACTCAAATTTTAAGCAACGCTTATTGCATATTTCTTCAGGTTGACAGCTGCATTAACGTCACGGTCATGATGCGCTCCGCAGCAAGGACAGTCCCATTCACGAATAGATAGGGGCATGCTGTCCATCACATAACCGCAAGATGAGCATGTCTTGCTGCTGGGATAAAAACGGGGAGCGACTATCAGTGTTGACCCGTACCACACAGTCTTATATGCTAATTGCTGCCGGAATTCTCCCCAGCCCACGTCTGCGATATGCCTGGACAACCGGTCATTTTGCAACATCCCGTGGACATTCAAATCTTCGATCACGATCCCCGACTTGGTTTTCGTCAGAGCTGTCGTGAGCTTGTGAATGAAGTCCTGCCGGCTGTTGCGGATGCGCCGGTGCAGCCGGGCTAATCCAAGAGCGCTTTTCTTCCGGTTGTTGGAGCCTTTTTGCATCCTGCTGTGTTTCTTGGATAATCGCTTGAGTCTTTTCAGATACTTGCCCAGAGGTTTAGGGGCTTCGATCTTTGTCCCGTCAGAAATGCTCACAAAATGATTAAGTCCAACATCAATACCGATAACTTCGCCGGTGACTTGTTCTGGTTCTGGAATCTCCACCTCGCAGGTTAAACTGACAAACCAGCGATCCGCTTCCCGGCTGACAGTGGCCGAAAGAATCCGGCCGGCTATCCCTGTTTCTTCTTTGAGGCGGAGCACCCCCAGACGGGGAAGCTGGACGGCCTTATCTTCAACTCTGATCGATCCCGTCAATCGAAAAGAGTCATGCACGCCCTTCTTTTTGAACTTGGGAAAGCCAACACGCTCTCCAGCTTTCAGGCCGGCGAAGAAGTTCTTGAAAGCCCGGTCCAGATCCCGAAGGGCTTCTTGGGGAGCGCACTTGGATACCTCGTACATCCAGGGAAAATTCGTTTGCTTGAGTTTATTCAATTCCCGGTGTTGCGCTATGGCATTGGTAGACTTCTTTTCCGTTTGATATAACGCTATCCGGCGGGCTAAACCCCAGTTGTAGGCGAAGCGGGCGCATCCGGCATGTTTGGCCATGAGGATTCGCTCTCGCACATTTGGCTTCAGCTCATACCTATAGGCACGGTTAATGATCATGCTCTATAGCCTCCATTGCTTTTTTGGCCTTGTTTTTAGCTGCTCTGCGGCCATACAGCCTGGCACAGAAAGATGTGAGGACTTCAATCATGTCCTGAACTAAGTCATCTTTCATTTCAGACTGATCCATCACGATCACACGTCTACCCTGGGCGGAAAGACAGCTTTCCACGTATTCAAAGCCAAATCGCATGAGACGCTCACGATGTTCCACCACGATCACTCGAACCTTTGGATCTGACAGCAATTTCATTAATTTCGGGCGGCGCCCATTCAAGCCGGAACCGATCTCTGTTACGGCTTTACCGATTTCCCAACCTTGTGCGTTTGCATAGGTTAGCAGGCGGGAAATTTGACCGTCCAGATCGCTTTTCTGGTCTGCGCTGGATACTCTCGCATACAAAGCGACTGTTCCTGATGATTCTCCGCTTTCTTTGATCAGGATTGTTCCTGTTGGGGTTTGTTCCGCGGGAACAGGTAATTTTCCTGACTTGAACCATTTCCAGGCAGTCCTGTAGGTAATTCCGTTTTTCTTTGCCCATTCACTTAGCTTCATGGAAGTATTGTACCATGAAAGGCAATATATTTCTATATTTTAATTAACAGCTTGGAACCCCTGAGGGAAAGTCAAACGTTTTAACCGACCACTTCTTTCAGTTTTTTTCCAAAATATTAAAGCGTTCATGTATAAATTCAAGTGGACCCTTTAAGGGTCTCTTTAAGGCATTTACTCTGTTAAATATTTAAGCCTTCCTCAAAACAACTGTTCCCTCCTGCCCTTACGAATCCTCCGCTCCAACAAGAATTCTTTTTCAGCGTCAATCCGAATTCCTCTGGAGCCATCCATATGGCTTTCATTGATAACGTGGCCTGGTTCACTTTTTTTGAACTTTTCAATATCTTCAATGCCATTAGTATCAATATCAAAGAATTCAATAGTCATAAACAAGATATCGGGCTTTCAACCACTTTTCATTAATGCATTGTACAATCAATACAAAATAACAATGATTTTATTGAACAATCAATACAAAAATAACAATTGTTTTATTGTACAATCAATACAAATAACCATTATTTCTTTAAACAAGTCAAACAAAACTAACAATATCTTTACATAGAAAATAAATAATTACTCATAACTAAGAAATATCAATTAAATATCATAATTTAATTAAATAAAGATTATTTATCACTCTTAATCTCCTTATATCTTTTATTTACTCCAGCTCACTCCGCTTTGCCATCATTGTCTAATGTTTAATAATCATGATATATTTAATAATATATAGACTAAAAAATTAATATTAGGTTTTATCGAAATATTTATGCAGGAGCACCTTTTTCTCTTAGTAGAAAGGAGGTGATACTATGAGTAATGAAGATAAAGTATTATTAGCTATCTTTGATGAGAGTAAAAAAGATTCACCCAATATTAGTCAGGAGATTACAAAAGAAAAATTAAATATGGATCTCGATGAATTTAACATAGCATTAAAAAAACTTAGCGACTTAGAACTAATCAAAGGAGCTAATATAATTCTTAGTAGTGGTAATATTGTTGCAGTTTTTACAAAAAACATTTCTATTACTGACACTGGGAAAGAATATGTAAGTAAAAATTTGTTGTAAAATTAAATATTTATATCAAGTTAGTTTTTAGACACTTGTTTAAACAGGTGTCTTTTTTTTGGCAGAGGTACTCATTATCTCCACATGGATATTTTGCTGTTCTGCGAAACCAGCAGTTTCTGTCTCTGCGTGATCTAAACTAAGCGAGCCACGAGAAGCTTATCGAGTTTATCAATCAAACACTTTATCCCATAATTGCCTGTGCCATCCTGGTCTTGGGACGTCCTCTGCCGCCACAAGGTTTAACCGCCCGATTTCCTGGCCATCCAGGAAGTAAACTGCCTGGCCAAGGCTCTGTCCCTGTTTAACCGGCGCCGGCACGGTTTCCTTGATTTCCAGGCGCTGTTCCAGTTTAGGCAGAAAATCAGGGTCTATTCTTACCTCCAACGCATCTTGGGCTACAGCATCCACTGATGGTTGGACACCTCCAGTCACCGCCGCTTGTGTGACCTTCTCGCCTGCCCCGGCAACAGTCACCGGCTTCACTACCTCAAACCCGTAGTCCAGCAGAGTTATACAATCCCGGTAGCGATCGTAGCAGTTAAGCGCCACAGCAATTAAACGCCGCCCATCCCGGGTGGCTGAAGCGATCAGGCAGTTGCCGGCCATGGGCGTGGTCCCTGTTTTCACCCCGTCGATGCCATCATAGCCGATGGAGAGCAGGCGGTTGCTGTTTATTATCTTTTCCTCCCGCTGCTGCGGTTCAACCCAGTGTACCGTAGCCTCCCGCGTCTGCACCAGTTCATTGATCTTGGGGAGCCCGAGGGCATACCTGGTCAGCACCGCCAGATCGCGGGCGGTGGTATAGTGGTTGGGGTGATGATAGCCGTTGGTATTTATATATCTGGTGCCGAACAAACCCAGGGCCACCGCCTTGGCGTTCATCATGCGGACAAAGCGGTCATGGCTGCCCCCGACATGCTCGGCTATGGCTACGGTGGAATCATTGGCGGAGGTCACCAGCGCAGCCTTGAGGAGTTCCTCCAGGGTTATTTTTTCACCCTTGCGCAGATCGATAATCGACCCCATTTCCACTGATGACGACCGTCCGGTTATAGTGACTACATCATCTAGTTTACCACTTTCCAGGGCAACGACAGCTGTCATGAGCTTGGTCAAGCTGGCCGGGTCGGCCCGCCTGGCGGCGTTCTTGGTAAAATACAACTGGCCGGTTGTCACGTCCATAAGTACAGCGGCGCTTGAGCTTACGCGGGGCGCTGTTGCCAGCGCTGTAGATGGGCAAAACAGGCACAATATAAGCGCTAAAAGAAGAACTGGTTTATACCTGGACAATCCGGACATTTTGCCTCCTGAAATATTGGCAATAATTGTAATATCCCGTTTACTTCGCTCATATATAATGGTAAATACTTCTAGGTACGGAGTGACGGTGATGAAAACTTATTTTTTGGACCTCTCTAAAATTAAAAAGCCTATGCAGGCAGTCCTGCTCGTAGGTTTGACAGCCTTCATTTTTACAGTTGCGCTGGTCCAACCGGATGGCATCCTGCCTGTCCACGCCAAGCACCAGGCTATTTGCAAGGCCAAGACCAGCCATAAAGTTGTGGCGCTGACCTTCAACATAAACTGGGGCGGCAAGGTACCAGGTCCGGTGCTGGACACCCTAAAGACACAAAACCAGCAGGCCACTTTTTTCATATCCAGCGCCTGGGCTCAAAAATACCCTCAGTTGGCCCGCCGTATCGCCGCTGAAGGGCATGAGATCGGGAGCAGCCTTGACCGCCAGGTGACCCCGGATAACAGTACCGCGGCCGAACTGAATGAAGAACTTCTTACCATGAAGGAGGTCACTTGCCAGGCCTCCGGTGTAACTCCCACCCTGCTCAGGATCTCGCACGGGGAATGGAACGAACTGTTCCTGTCTGCGGCTGCTGAAGCCGGATACACTGTGGTCCAGTGGAACCTGAACTCAATGGATATCCAAACGCCTGGCAAGGACAACATTGTAAATAACGTGGTCAAGGGCGTTCAACCGGGCTCAATTATCCTGATGAACGCCTCCGATACCGCCTCTCAGACCCCCGGCGCGCTCTCTGATGTTATTGCCGGGCTGAGGGCTGAGGGCTACGAATTGGTGACGGTATCCTCACTCTTAAAGATTGGCCAGGGCGTCACTGATTAATTCTTAAAAACCGCATTTTTGGATGCGGTTTTTTCCCTTACTTGGAGGTGGGGGACATCCTCTTAACAATTTCCGCCAGTTCACTATCGAAAGCGGATATTGGCTGCCCTGCGGCTATTCCTTCGGCTACCCGCCTGATACGTGTTACTGTGTCCGCATCACTGCTTACATAAACAGTGGTAAGCCGCGGCTCTGCTTTCTTGGCCTCGTCGCTGACCTCGCTTTTGATCCTGTCAGTTTCACTCTGCTCCGTTCCAGCCTTCTGGTCAACACCTACATAGGCTATCGATCCTGCTATAACTGTG encodes:
- a CDS encoding polysaccharide deacetylase family protein → MKTYFLDLSKIKKPMQAVLLVGLTAFIFTVALVQPDGILPVHAKHQAICKAKTSHKVVALTFNINWGGKVPGPVLDTLKTQNQQATFFISSAWAQKYPQLARRIAAEGHEIGSSLDRQVTPDNSTAAELNEELLTMKEVTCQASGVTPTLLRISHGEWNELFLSAAAEAGYTVVQWNLNSMDIQTPGKDNIVNNVVKGVQPGSIILMNASDTASQTPGALSDVIAGLRAEGYELVTVSSLLKIGQGVTD
- a CDS encoding RNA-guided endonuclease InsQ/TnpB family protein translates to MIINRAYRYELKPNVRERILMAKHAGCARFAYNWGLARRIALYQTEKKSTNAIAQHRELNKLKQTNFPWMYEVSKCAPQEALRDLDRAFKNFFAGLKAGERVGFPKFKKKGVHDSFRLTGSIRVEDKAVQLPRLGVLRLKEETGIAGRILSATVSREADRWFVSLTCEVEIPEPEQVTGEVIGIDVGLNHFVSISDGTKIEAPKPLGKYLKRLKRLSKKHSRMQKGSNNRKKSALGLARLHRRIRNSRQDFIHKLTTALTKTKSGIVIEDLNVHGMLQNDRLSRHIADVGWGEFRQQLAYKTVWYGSTLIVAPRFYPSSKTCSSCGYVMDSMPLSIREWDCPCCGAHHDRDVNAAVNLKKYAISVA
- a CDS encoding YjcQ family protein gives rise to the protein MSNEDKVLLAIFDESKKDSPNISQEITKEKLNMDLDEFNIALKKLSDLELIKGANIILSSGNIVAVFTKNISITDTGKEYVSKNLL
- a CDS encoding YhcN/YlaJ family sporulation lipoprotein encodes the protein MKKPEKFVAWVAAVVFGAALLAGCNAVRKPEPQNPPTQQQPTAPAAPSQQPMPTDAGELNNIANKISSAAMKVRGVNTATTVIAGSIAYVGVDQKAGTEQSETDRIKSEVSDEAKKAEPRLTTVYVSSDADTVTRIRRVAEGIAAGQPISAFDSELAEIVKRMSPTSK
- a CDS encoding IS607 family transposase; the protein is MKLSEWAKKNGITYRTAWKWFKSGKLPVPAEQTPTGTILIKESGESSGTVALYARVSSADQKSDLDGQISRLLTYANAQGWEIGKAVTEIGSGLNGRRPKLMKLLSDPKVRVIVVEHRERLMRFGFEYVESCLSAQGRRVIVMDQSEMKDDLVQDMIEVLTSFCARLYGRRAAKNKAKKAMEAIEHDH
- a CDS encoding D-alanyl-D-alanine carboxypeptidase family protein — protein: MSGLSRYKPVLLLALILCLFCPSTALATAPRVSSSAAVLMDVTTGQLYFTKNAARRADPASLTKLMTAVVALESGKLDDVVTITGRSSSVEMGSIIDLRKGEKITLEELLKAALVTSANDSTVAIAEHVGGSHDRFVRMMNAKAVALGLFGTRYINTNGYHHPNHYTTARDLAVLTRYALGLPKINELVQTREATVHWVEPQQREEKIINSNRLLSIGYDGIDGVKTGTTPMAGNCLIASATRDGRRLIAVALNCYDRYRDCITLLDYGFEVVKPVTVAGAGEKVTQAAVTGGVQPSVDAVAQDALEVRIDPDFLPKLEQRLEIKETVPAPVKQGQSLGQAVYFLDGQEIGRLNLVAAEDVPRPGWHRQLWDKVFD
- a CDS encoding GNAT family N-acetyltransferase, whose amino-acid sequence is MFDIAIIYKYKQKGGLGMHEYSFVRDAQKVGFRWQRVHCYNDKGNEVGFFDYDIQAPGWITLQKLFVVKAFRGNGIASLLIKHFLELSFYKLHANYVSVYIAPREKGISVNGLIKLHQKHGFDITDRKLSEAKASLKLQAFLDNNK